A single genomic interval of Burkholderia sp. HI2500 harbors:
- a CDS encoding isocitrate lyase/PEP mutase family protein: MSSNEKGAYFRSLHRAGQPLALFNVWDAGSARTAADAGAVALATGSWSVAAANGFGDGEQMPRALMMDVLERITRATNLPVTVDLQSGYGERPEDVAETIALSIKAGAIGCNLEDSFPATGELRDVDAAAARLAAARQAADRAGTDYFINARTDVFFTAPADTHDERLLDATLARARAYAAAGADGLFVPGLGSPALIRALTAASPLPVNVMRVTETPTLAEFAEYGVARISHGPYPYLQAMKTLAEMVRHGG; encoded by the coding sequence ATGAGCAGCAATGAGAAAGGCGCATATTTCCGTTCGCTTCACCGTGCGGGCCAGCCGCTGGCGCTGTTCAACGTGTGGGACGCCGGCAGCGCGCGCACGGCGGCCGATGCGGGCGCCGTCGCACTGGCGACCGGCAGCTGGTCGGTCGCGGCGGCCAACGGTTTCGGCGACGGCGAGCAGATGCCGCGCGCGCTGATGATGGACGTGCTCGAGCGGATCACGCGCGCGACCAACCTGCCCGTCACCGTCGATCTCCAAAGCGGGTACGGCGAGCGGCCGGAAGATGTCGCCGAAACGATCGCGCTCAGCATCAAGGCCGGCGCGATCGGCTGCAACCTCGAGGACAGCTTCCCGGCGACAGGCGAATTGCGTGACGTCGACGCAGCGGCGGCTCGTCTCGCGGCAGCCCGGCAGGCCGCGGATCGCGCGGGCACCGACTATTTCATCAACGCGCGCACCGACGTGTTCTTCACGGCGCCGGCCGACACGCACGACGAACGCCTGCTCGACGCCACGCTGGCCCGCGCTCGCGCGTATGCCGCGGCCGGTGCCGATGGGCTGTTCGTGCCGGGGCTGGGCTCGCCTGCGCTCATTCGCGCGCTGACGGCCGCGTCGCCTCTGCCGGTGAACGTGATGCGCGTCACGGAGACGCCGACGCTCGCCGAATTCGCGGAATACGGCGTGGCCCGCATCAGCCACGGGCCGTATCCGTACCTGCAGGCGATGAAGACGCTGGCGGAGATGGTCAGGCACGGCGGCTGA
- a CDS encoding carboxymuconolactone decarboxylase family protein, with translation MSAYPLHTIDSAPAASKPVLLQLQHTFGVVPNIAAAMAASPVLINGFIGLFERVHASSLTEPQIQTLLLTNAVTNASEWPVAFHTALALKQGVTHADVDAIRRGALPGDATLAALSATARKLIDTRGRLPEADRQAFLDAGFSAEQLLEVIAVVAASTITNYVGSVTQPALEAPFDAFAWQANAA, from the coding sequence ATGTCCGCCTACCCGCTTCACACCATCGACTCGGCACCGGCCGCCTCAAAGCCCGTCCTCCTGCAGCTCCAGCACACCTTCGGCGTCGTCCCGAACATCGCCGCGGCCATGGCCGCGTCGCCGGTGCTGATCAACGGCTTCATCGGCCTGTTCGAGCGCGTGCACGCGAGCAGCCTCACCGAGCCGCAGATCCAGACGCTCCTGCTCACCAACGCGGTCACGAACGCGAGCGAATGGCCGGTCGCGTTCCATACCGCGCTGGCGCTGAAACAGGGGGTGACCCACGCCGACGTCGACGCGATCCGCCGCGGCGCCCTGCCCGGCGACGCGACCCTGGCCGCGCTGTCGGCCACCGCACGCAAGCTGATCGACACCCGCGGCCGCCTGCCCGAGGCCGACCGGCAGGCGTTCCTCGACGCCGGCTTCAGCGCCGAACAGTTGCTGGAAGTGATCGCGGTGGTCGCTGCGTCGACGATCACGAACTACGTCGGCAGCGTGACGCAGCCCGCGCTCGAAGCGCCGTTCGACGCATTCGCATGGCAGGCGAACGCCGCGTGA
- a CDS encoding helix-turn-helix domain-containing protein codes for MNASRREPHAPPHELGQLLRYWRDVRGVSQLDLSLDAGISQRQISFIESGRSVPGRDTLLTLAQTLDVPLRERNALLLAAGYAPVYSEAPWDAQEMQGVIGALERVVRQHDPFPAIVMDRHWNVLMTNDAAPRFFGCFIDMAARDGPRNLLRLMFDPQGMRPFLADWETVSRSLLQRVQREAVGRVIDDETRQLLDDLLASPDAPRDWKTPPAPAAAPSLPVIPIGFVHEGVVLRYFSLVTTVGTPQSAAAQELRMECMFPADDATEARHRQLLDTHAPVR; via the coding sequence ATGAACGCCAGCCGCCGCGAACCGCACGCGCCGCCGCACGAACTCGGCCAGTTGCTGCGCTACTGGCGCGACGTGCGCGGCGTGAGCCAGCTCGACCTGTCGCTCGACGCGGGCATCTCGCAGCGCCAGATCAGCTTCATCGAAAGCGGACGCAGCGTGCCGGGCCGCGACACGCTGCTGACGCTCGCGCAAACGCTGGACGTGCCGCTGCGCGAGCGCAACGCGCTGCTGCTCGCGGCCGGGTATGCACCGGTGTATTCGGAAGCGCCGTGGGATGCGCAGGAGATGCAGGGCGTGATCGGCGCGCTCGAACGCGTCGTGCGCCAGCACGATCCGTTTCCGGCGATCGTGATGGATCGCCACTGGAACGTGCTGATGACCAACGACGCGGCGCCGCGCTTCTTTGGCTGCTTCATCGACATGGCCGCGCGCGACGGCCCACGCAACCTGCTGCGCCTGATGTTCGATCCGCAGGGGATGCGGCCGTTCCTGGCCGACTGGGAGACGGTGTCGCGCAGCCTGCTGCAACGCGTGCAGCGCGAAGCGGTCGGCCGCGTGATCGACGACGAGACGCGGCAGCTGCTCGACGACCTGCTCGCGAGCCCCGATGCGCCGCGCGACTGGAAAACGCCGCCGGCGCCGGCTGCCGCACCATCACTGCCGGTCATCCCGATCGGCTTCGTGCATGAAGGCGTCGTGCTGCGTTACTTCTCCTTGGTCACGACGGTAGGGACGCCGCAAAGCGCCGCCGCGCAGGAGTTGCGCATGGAGTGCATGTTCCCCGCCGACGACGCGACCGAAGCACGCCACCGGCAGTTGCTCGACACGCACGCCCCGGTGCGCTGA
- a CDS encoding MFS transporter, producing the protein MNPGTSTAASTAAPREPAWGAVFAMTLGVFGLVTAEFLPASLLTPMADSLGVTEGVAGQAVTATATVALVTSLLISALTRTIDRRRVLLVFSVLLVASNLAVAFAPNLAMLLVGRVVLGIALGGFWTMATATAMRLVPTAMVPRALSIIFSGVAVATIASAPMGSYFGHLIGWRNVFLIAAALGGIAFVSQILTLPSMPPSGTTRLRTLIDVLRRPTVGLGMFATILVFTGHFAFFTYLRPFLEQVAGVGVNGLSAILLGYGIANFVGTSLAGRVLEHRLRPMLIGMPALMVVLGVALVALGRAPMIDAVLVALWGMAFGGVPVAWSTWVTRTVPDEAESAGGLIVAAIQLAIATGAAAGGVVFDANGAAGVFVAAAVVLAVAVATIVTGVPKRVGVVSALAE; encoded by the coding sequence ATGAATCCCGGAACCTCCACGGCCGCCTCGACGGCGGCCCCCCGCGAACCGGCCTGGGGCGCGGTATTCGCGATGACGCTCGGCGTGTTCGGGCTCGTCACGGCCGAATTCCTGCCGGCGAGCCTGCTGACGCCGATGGCCGACAGCCTCGGCGTGACCGAAGGCGTGGCCGGGCAGGCCGTCACGGCCACCGCGACGGTCGCGCTCGTCACGAGCCTGCTGATCTCGGCGCTGACGCGCACGATCGACCGGCGGCGCGTGCTGCTCGTGTTCTCGGTGCTGCTCGTCGCGTCGAACCTGGCGGTCGCGTTCGCGCCCAACCTGGCAATGCTGCTGGTCGGCCGCGTCGTGCTCGGCATCGCGCTCGGCGGCTTCTGGACGATGGCCACCGCCACCGCGATGCGGCTCGTGCCGACGGCGATGGTGCCGCGTGCGCTGTCGATCATCTTCAGCGGCGTGGCGGTCGCGACGATCGCGTCCGCGCCGATGGGCAGCTACTTCGGTCACCTGATCGGCTGGCGCAACGTGTTCCTGATCGCGGCTGCGCTTGGCGGCATTGCGTTCGTGTCGCAGATCCTCACGCTGCCGTCGATGCCGCCGAGCGGCACGACGCGGCTGCGCACGCTGATCGACGTGCTGCGCCGGCCGACCGTCGGCCTCGGCATGTTCGCGACGATCCTCGTGTTCACCGGGCACTTCGCGTTCTTCACGTACCTGCGGCCGTTCCTCGAACAGGTCGCGGGCGTCGGCGTGAACGGGTTGTCGGCGATCCTGCTCGGCTACGGCATCGCGAACTTCGTCGGCACGTCGCTTGCCGGCCGCGTGCTCGAACACCGGTTGCGGCCGATGCTGATCGGCATGCCCGCGCTGATGGTCGTGCTCGGCGTCGCGCTCGTCGCACTCGGCCGCGCGCCGATGATCGACGCGGTGCTCGTCGCGTTGTGGGGGATGGCGTTCGGCGGCGTGCCCGTCGCGTGGTCGACGTGGGTCACGCGCACCGTGCCCGATGAAGCCGAGAGTGCGGGCGGGCTGATCGTCGCGGCGATCCAGCTCGCGATCGCGACGGGCGCGGCGGCCGGCGGCGTCGTGTTCGACGCGAACGGGGCGGCCGGCGTGTTCGTTGCCGCGGCCGTCGTGCTGGCCGTCGCGGTCGCGACGATCGTGACCGGCGTGCCCAAGCGTGTCGGCGTGGTGTCCGCGCTGGCGGAATGA
- a CDS encoding AraC family transcriptional regulator, giving the protein MTYNPFLLIVRPNLEMSEPLLPPIPDVHDLVSELLLGMRLSGVQYRRIQVARPFGLNFGHVTGRAQFHFVGRGPVLLRDASGATMRLEAGDAILLPHGGMHALVSDPDAPCREINGFEVAKICDTVASVASAGVSPARCATTEPGAGDALIFSACMELDLGGMQPLVGTMPEFMHVGTLLARYPEIRPMLDAMEREACSARAGFAGILARLADVVAAFIVRGWVECGCGDATGWVQALREPKLGRAIVALHRDPGRNWSVAELATEAGVSRSVFAERFLAATGMTPVRYLTELRMRLAAQWITRDHETIEAVAYRLGYGSLAAFSRAFKRVVGKPPGAVRADGEVRVEA; this is encoded by the coding sequence ATGACATACAATCCGTTCTTGTTGATCGTTCGTCCGAATCTCGAAATGTCCGAGCCCCTTCTGCCCCCGATTCCCGACGTGCACGACCTCGTCAGCGAGCTGCTGCTGGGGATGCGCCTGAGCGGCGTCCAGTACCGCCGCATCCAGGTCGCACGGCCGTTCGGGCTGAATTTCGGCCACGTGACGGGCCGCGCGCAGTTCCATTTCGTCGGGCGCGGGCCCGTGCTGCTGCGCGACGCGTCGGGCGCCACAATGCGGCTCGAAGCCGGCGACGCGATCCTGCTGCCGCACGGCGGCATGCACGCGCTGGTGTCCGACCCCGATGCACCGTGCCGCGAGATCAACGGCTTCGAGGTCGCGAAAATCTGCGATACGGTCGCGTCGGTGGCATCGGCCGGCGTGTCGCCCGCCCGTTGCGCGACGACCGAGCCGGGCGCCGGCGATGCGCTGATCTTCAGCGCGTGCATGGAGCTCGATCTCGGCGGCATGCAGCCGCTGGTCGGCACGATGCCCGAGTTCATGCACGTCGGCACGCTGCTCGCGCGCTACCCGGAAATCCGCCCGATGCTCGACGCCATGGAGCGCGAAGCGTGCTCGGCGCGCGCGGGTTTCGCGGGCATCCTCGCGCGGCTCGCGGATGTGGTCGCGGCGTTCATCGTGCGCGGCTGGGTCGAATGCGGATGCGGTGATGCGACGGGCTGGGTGCAGGCGCTGCGCGAACCGAAGCTCGGCCGCGCGATCGTCGCGCTGCATCGCGACCCGGGCCGCAACTGGAGCGTGGCGGAACTCGCGACCGAAGCGGGCGTGTCGCGTTCGGTGTTCGCCGAACGCTTTCTCGCGGCCACCGGGATGACGCCGGTGCGCTACCTGACCGAGCTGCGGATGCGGCTCGCCGCGCAATGGATCACGCGCGACCACGAGACGATCGAGGCCGTCGCGTACCGGCTCGGCTACGGCTCGCTCGCCGCGTTCAGCCGCGCGTTCAAGCGCGTGGTGGGCAAGCCGCCCGGCGCCGTGCGCGCGGACGGCGAGGTGCGCGTCGAAGCGTAG
- a CDS encoding DUF3857 domain-containing protein, which translates to MVRFLSRPTGFAFACVVAFGVVAAVRPAAADTVDAGDTAPVTIVSDVHEFVIQHDGSLDEHDDSTLRANDANGIDAIAQRYVWFDKNLEKVDLLAAETIDRDGVAHPVGADSIRDVQEPRSAGAPTFQDGLLRTVVFPGVEAGSSTRVAFRKTRTKPVNRGYFGYTVEPSREPVDRQRLIFDVPADMPLYADAHGYVALPPVTANGRTRYEFDYRHGPYDRIESGAVGYATYGDRLVVSTLPDYAAFAARYRNAAVDPGADDPAVAQLARTLTAGVADPHDQARILYDWVQANIRYVGLFLGETAAAPHRVTDILRNRYGDCKDHVALFGALLAAVGIRSEPVLLNLGSVYTLPSVPGYGGGAINHAITWLPDLARYADTTTAGIAFGYLPPIVMDRPTLLVDTGVLSRTPATQPRGRIARVEIDAAGPGAARFHAHTEDDGWTAELERNLFRRATPDGVAQLANNRLRQSGLRGRAQLSTSDRRVTDGPFDVTMSGTLDHFVWPDGTTALPALSSLTGGIATQVENWLAEPVRTQPWGCIGGTFDETGQIALPADVAVTDLPADTAVHDRFVDFTSHYVFDAAARVVQVTRRMTADFGRQVCTADEFTALRASLERIERDTQAQIVVRAKGR; encoded by the coding sequence GTGGTGCGTTTTCTTTCCCGACCGACCGGTTTTGCGTTTGCGTGCGTCGTCGCATTCGGCGTCGTCGCGGCCGTGCGGCCGGCTGCGGCCGATACGGTCGATGCTGGCGACACAGCGCCCGTCACGATCGTCAGCGACGTCCACGAATTCGTGATCCAGCACGACGGCTCGCTCGACGAGCACGACGATTCGACGCTGCGCGCGAACGACGCGAACGGCATCGATGCCATCGCCCAGCGCTACGTGTGGTTCGACAAGAATCTCGAGAAGGTGGACCTGCTCGCGGCCGAGACGATCGACCGCGACGGCGTCGCGCATCCGGTCGGCGCGGATAGCATCCGCGACGTGCAGGAACCGCGCTCGGCCGGCGCGCCGACGTTCCAGGACGGGCTGCTGCGCACCGTCGTGTTTCCCGGCGTCGAAGCCGGGTCGAGCACGCGCGTGGCGTTCCGCAAGACCCGCACGAAGCCGGTCAACCGCGGCTACTTCGGCTATACCGTGGAGCCGTCGCGCGAGCCGGTCGACCGCCAGCGGCTGATCTTCGACGTGCCGGCCGACATGCCGCTGTACGCGGATGCGCACGGCTACGTCGCGCTGCCGCCGGTCACCGCGAACGGCCGCACGCGCTACGAATTCGACTACCGGCACGGCCCGTACGACCGCATCGAAAGCGGCGCGGTCGGCTACGCGACCTACGGCGACCGGCTCGTCGTGTCGACGCTGCCCGACTACGCGGCGTTCGCCGCGCGCTATCGCAACGCGGCCGTCGATCCGGGCGCGGACGATCCGGCCGTCGCGCAGCTGGCGCGCACGCTCACAGCGGGTGTCGCCGATCCGCACGACCAGGCGCGCATCCTGTACGACTGGGTGCAGGCGAACATCCGCTACGTCGGGCTGTTTCTCGGCGAAACGGCCGCCGCCCCGCATCGCGTCACCGACATCCTGCGCAACCGCTACGGCGACTGCAAGGATCATGTCGCGCTGTTCGGCGCGCTGCTCGCGGCGGTCGGCATCCGCAGCGAGCCGGTGCTGCTCAATCTCGGGTCCGTCTACACGCTGCCGTCGGTGCCCGGTTACGGCGGCGGGGCGATCAATCACGCGATCACGTGGCTGCCCGATCTCGCGCGCTATGCGGACACGACGACGGCCGGCATCGCATTCGGCTATCTGCCGCCGATCGTGATGGACCGTCCCACGCTGCTCGTCGACACGGGCGTGCTGTCGCGTACGCCGGCCACGCAGCCGCGCGGCCGCATCGCGCGGGTCGAGATCGACGCCGCGGGGCCGGGCGCCGCGCGTTTTCACGCGCACACCGAGGACGACGGCTGGACGGCCGAACTCGAACGCAACCTGTTTCGCCGCGCGACGCCCGATGGCGTCGCGCAGCTGGCGAACAACCGTCTGCGGCAAAGCGGGCTGCGCGGCCGCGCGCAGCTGTCGACCAGCGACCGGCGCGTGACCGACGGGCCATTCGACGTGACGATGTCGGGCACGCTCGATCATTTCGTGTGGCCCGACGGCACGACCGCGTTGCCCGCGCTGTCGAGCCTGACGGGCGGCATCGCGACGCAGGTCGAGAACTGGCTCGCCGAGCCCGTGCGCACGCAGCCGTGGGGCTGCATCGGCGGGACGTTCGACGAGACCGGCCAGATCGCGCTGCCGGCCGACGTCGCGGTGACCGACCTGCCGGCCGATACGGCCGTGCACGACCGCTTCGTCGACTTCACGTCGCATTACGTCTTCGACGCGGCCGCGCGCGTCGTGCAGGTCACGCGGCGCATGACGGCGGACTTTGGCCGTCAGGTGTGTACGGCGGACGAATTCACGGCGCTGCGCGCGTCGCTCGAGCGCATCGAACGCGACACGCAGGCGCAGATCGTCGTGCGGGCGAAAGGGCGTTGA
- a CDS encoding APC family permease yields the protein MTTFQKVWQLLVGKPLDPLDPRTRHAIAVTPLLAWVGLGADGLSSSCYGPEEAFLALAHHTPLALFLALATAATVFIIALGYNQVIELFPTGGGGYRVATSLLGSKPGLVSGAALLVDYVLTVATSLASGVDAFFSLLPVSAQAFKLTTEIVLIVLMTGLNFRGMRESIMVLLPIFIGFVILHFALIVYGVAVHGSSLAMVVPDAVHEAHGMSQSLGVFVMLALLMRAFSLGGGTYTGLEAVSNNVNMLADPRVPNGKVTMWYMSTSLAFTAGGIILLYMLWHARPVDGQTLNAVVFGSVIDHLGLGSAFARHALLAAVLAFEAGLLLVGAQTGFLDGPAVLSNMASDSWVPRHFRDLSGRLVRQNGIIVVGLSSLLILLWTHGNVDVLVVLYSINVFLTFSLSLLGLCTYWWRHRREQGWFKHFFLSALGLSVTATVLVITLIEKFTAGGWLTVLVTSAVIALCFMINRHYAYTRAQLAKEDALFSGKTPEVDEATAPGKPDPSQPTAVLLVGKHRGASMHALLWVNRLFPGHFRNVIFLAVGEVDAKAYDGHEHLERLRHTITEALDYYVAHCRRNGIAADYRIAFGTNPVVEFMNLASSTLDEYPNAVCFASKLIFRRVNFLTAWLHNQTPVELQARLHVEGKQMVLLPMNVG from the coding sequence ATGACCACGTTCCAGAAAGTGTGGCAGTTGCTCGTCGGAAAGCCGCTCGACCCGCTCGATCCGCGCACGCGGCATGCGATCGCCGTGACGCCGCTGCTGGCCTGGGTCGGGCTCGGCGCCGACGGCCTGTCGTCGTCGTGCTACGGCCCGGAAGAAGCGTTCCTCGCGCTGGCGCACCACACGCCGCTCGCGCTGTTCCTCGCGCTCGCGACGGCGGCGACCGTGTTCATCATCGCGCTCGGCTACAACCAGGTGATCGAGCTGTTCCCGACGGGCGGCGGCGGCTACCGCGTCGCGACGTCGCTGCTCGGCTCGAAGCCGGGGCTCGTGTCGGGCGCCGCGTTGCTGGTCGACTACGTGCTGACCGTCGCGACGTCGCTCGCGAGCGGGGTCGACGCGTTCTTCAGCCTGCTGCCGGTCAGCGCGCAGGCGTTCAAGCTCACGACCGAGATCGTGCTGATCGTGCTGATGACGGGGCTCAACTTCCGCGGGATGCGCGAATCGATCATGGTGCTGCTGCCGATCTTCATCGGCTTCGTGATCCTGCACTTCGCGCTGATCGTCTATGGGGTCGCCGTGCACGGCAGCAGCCTCGCGATGGTGGTGCCCGACGCCGTGCACGAAGCGCACGGCATGTCGCAATCGCTCGGCGTGTTCGTGATGCTCGCGCTGCTGATGCGCGCGTTCTCGCTCGGCGGCGGTACTTATACGGGCCTCGAGGCCGTGTCGAACAACGTGAATATGCTCGCCGATCCGCGCGTGCCGAACGGCAAGGTGACGATGTGGTACATGTCGACGTCGCTCGCGTTCACGGCCGGCGGCATCATCCTGCTGTACATGCTGTGGCACGCACGGCCCGTCGACGGCCAGACGCTCAACGCGGTCGTGTTCGGCAGCGTGATCGACCATCTCGGGCTCGGCTCGGCGTTCGCGCGCCACGCGTTGCTCGCGGCCGTGCTCGCGTTCGAGGCCGGGCTGCTGCTGGTCGGCGCGCAGACGGGCTTCCTCGACGGGCCGGCCGTGCTGTCGAACATGGCATCGGATTCGTGGGTGCCGCGCCATTTCCGCGACCTGTCGGGGCGCCTCGTGCGGCAGAACGGCATCATCGTCGTCGGGCTGTCGAGCCTGCTGATCCTGTTGTGGACGCACGGCAACGTCGACGTGCTCGTCGTGCTGTACAGCATCAATGTGTTCCTCACGTTCAGCCTGTCGCTGCTCGGGCTGTGCACGTACTGGTGGCGCCATCGCCGCGAGCAGGGCTGGTTCAAGCACTTCTTCCTGTCGGCACTCGGGCTGAGCGTGACGGCAACCGTGCTCGTCATCACGCTGATCGAGAAGTTCACGGCGGGCGGCTGGCTCACGGTGCTCGTGACGAGCGCGGTGATCGCGCTGTGCTTCATGATCAACCGCCACTACGCCTATACGCGTGCACAGCTCGCGAAGGAAGACGCGCTGTTCTCGGGGAAGACGCCCGAAGTCGACGAGGCCACCGCGCCGGGCAAGCCCGACCCGTCACAGCCGACGGCCGTGCTGCTGGTCGGCAAGCATCGCGGTGCGAGCATGCACGCGCTGCTGTGGGTCAACCGGCTGTTTCCCGGGCACTTCCGCAACGTGATCTTCCTCGCGGTCGGCGAAGTCGACGCGAAGGCGTACGACGGTCATGAACACCTCGAGCGGCTGCGGCACACGATCACCGAAGCGCTCGACTACTATGTCGCGCACTGCCGCCGCAACGGCATCGCGGCCGACTACCGGATCGCGTTCGGCACGAATCCCGTCGTCGAGTTCATGAACCTGGCTTCGTCGACGCTCGACGAATACCCGAACGCCGTGTGCTTCGCGAGCAAGCTGATCTTCCGGCGCGTGAATTTCCTCACGGCCTGGCTGCACAACCAGACGCCCGTCGAGCTGCAGGCGCGCCTGCACGTCGAGGGCAAGCAGATGGTGCTGTTGCCGATGAACGTCGGGTAG
- a CDS encoding crotonase/enoyl-CoA hydratase family protein, translating to MQLQSHPACRPFYEAGELTQLTAFYEEGRNVMWMMLRSEPRPCFNQQLVTDIIHLARVARDSGLPFDFWVTGSLVPELFNVGGDLSFFVDAIRSGKRDLLMAYARSCIDGVYEIYTGFGTGAISIAMVEGSALGGGFEAALAHHYVLAQKGVKLGFPEIAFNLFPGMGGYSLVARKADRGIAEELISTGEAHASEWYEDRGLVDQTFDAGDAYLATRTFIDVTKPKLNGVRAMLRARERVFQLTRSELMDITEAWVHAAFTIEPKDLAYMERLVMLQNRRVSKLRTV from the coding sequence ATGCAACTCCAATCCCATCCCGCGTGCCGCCCGTTTTATGAAGCCGGCGAACTCACGCAACTGACTGCCTTTTATGAAGAGGGACGTAATGTCATGTGGATGATGCTGCGATCGGAGCCGCGGCCGTGCTTCAACCAGCAACTCGTTACCGACATCATCCATCTCGCGCGCGTCGCACGCGATTCGGGCCTGCCGTTCGACTTCTGGGTGACGGGCTCGCTCGTCCCCGAGCTGTTCAACGTCGGCGGCGACCTGAGCTTTTTCGTCGACGCGATCCGCAGCGGCAAGCGCGACCTGCTGATGGCCTATGCGCGCTCGTGCATCGACGGCGTGTACGAGATCTACACGGGCTTCGGCACCGGGGCGATCTCGATCGCGATGGTCGAGGGCAGCGCGCTCGGCGGCGGCTTCGAGGCCGCGCTCGCGCATCACTACGTGCTCGCGCAGAAGGGCGTGAAGCTCGGGTTTCCCGAGATCGCGTTCAACCTGTTCCCGGGCATGGGCGGCTATTCGCTCGTCGCGCGCAAGGCCGATCGGGGCATTGCGGAGGAACTGATCTCGACCGGTGAAGCGCACGCCTCCGAGTGGTACGAGGATCGCGGGCTGGTCGACCAGACGTTCGACGCGGGCGACGCGTATCTCGCGACGCGCACCTTCATCGACGTGACCAAGCCGAAGCTGAACGGGGTGCGCGCGATGCTGCGCGCGCGCGAGCGGGTGTTCCAGCTGACGCGCTCCGAGCTGATGGACATCACGGAAGCGTGGGTGCATGCGGCGTTCACGATCGAGCCGAAGGACCTCGCGTACATGGAACGCCTCGTGATGCTGCAGAACCGGCGCGTGTCGAAGCTGCGCACGGTGTAA